Proteins encoded within one genomic window of Actinoplanes octamycinicus:
- a CDS encoding IS110 family transposase: protein MWFCRDDGKVNGYMGQLIIGVDPHKRSATIEIINEREQVLGTGRYGTDTGGYQAMLAAGRRHRDRVWAVEGCNGIGRHVAQRLVADGETVLDVPAKLAAKARTFDTGHGRKTDPHDAHHIAVTALRTPDLRRVHADGATVALRLLADRRDQLGVARTETVNRLHQLLLELIPGGAKKNLTTDQARALLERVSVPAGDIAAITRHQLAAELIDELTVLDARMKTATRQLKTVLATTGTQLMSLNGIGPSGAARLLGDIGDIHRFPTRGHFATWNGTAPIDVSSGDHHHHRLNRAGNRRINRALHIMAITQLRYDTPARAYYQRKQTEGKTAMEAMRALKRRLSDTVYRQMIKDDHTAQQTATGPGGHTGATLNSSAADPNPKIDTSEKSQPGPANHHPKTSPTPTP from the coding sequence GTGTGGTTCTGCCGCGACGACGGGAAGGTCAACGGGTACATGGGTCAGCTGATCATTGGGGTCGATCCGCACAAGCGGTCCGCGACGATCGAGATCATCAACGAGCGTGAACAGGTCCTGGGCACCGGCCGGTACGGCACCGACACCGGTGGCTACCAGGCGATGCTGGCCGCCGGCCGGCGCCATCGTGACCGCGTGTGGGCGGTCGAGGGTTGCAACGGCATCGGCCGGCACGTGGCGCAGCGGCTGGTCGCCGACGGCGAAACCGTGCTGGACGTCCCGGCGAAACTCGCCGCGAAAGCCCGCACCTTCGACACCGGGCACGGCCGTAAAACCGATCCGCACGACGCCCACCACATCGCCGTGACCGCGCTACGCACCCCGGACCTGCGCCGCGTTCACGCCGACGGCGCCACCGTCGCGCTGCGGCTGCTGGCCGACCGGCGTGACCAGCTCGGTGTCGCCCGCACCGAGACCGTCAACCGGCTGCACCAGCTGCTGCTCGAACTGATTCCCGGCGGCGCGAAGAAGAACCTGACCACCGACCAGGCCCGCGCCCTGCTCGAACGCGTCAGCGTCCCGGCCGGCGACATCGCCGCGATCACCCGCCACCAGCTCGCCGCCGAACTCATCGACGAGCTCACCGTTCTGGACGCTCGCATGAAAACCGCCACCCGGCAGCTGAAGACCGTCCTGGCCACCACCGGCACCCAGCTGATGAGCCTCAACGGCATCGGGCCTTCCGGCGCTGCCCGTCTGCTCGGCGACATCGGCGACATTCACCGCTTCCCGACCCGCGGACACTTCGCCACCTGGAACGGCACCGCCCCCATCGACGTGTCCTCCGGCGACCATCACCATCACCGGCTCAACCGGGCCGGGAACCGGCGCATCAACCGGGCCCTGCACATCATGGCCATCACCCAGCTGCGCTACGACACCCCCGCACGCGCCTACTACCAGCGCAAACAAACCGAAGGCAAAACCGCGATGGAAGCCATGCGCGCGTTGAAACGACGCCTGTCCGACACCGTCTACCGCCAAATGATCAAAGACGACCACACGGCACAACAGACAGCGACGGGTCCGGGAGGACACACGGGGGCGACTCTGAACTCCAGCGCGGCCGACCCCAACCCCAAGATCGACACTTCGGAAAAGTCACAACCCGGACCCGCCAACCACCACCCTAAAACATCCCCCACACCAACCCCTTGA